TTCGACTTTGTTCTTTGGAGTTTTAAGCTTTGAACCCTTTTCAGAGAGCCAGCGCAAAATGGATTCATCCTTTATTTCGCTCGGGATTATAATTTCTTCAGGGGGAGCAGTATCCTGATAGTACTGCTTGATAAAGCTCGACACCACTTCTGCTTCATCTGAGCCAGCCGTGTTCAGAGAAAACGTGTCCCGTCCTTTAAGTTTTCCTTCGCTTATGTGGAAAAGCTGCAGGCATCCGGTGTTATCCGACACTGCATACGCAATTACATCCTGCGCTTTTTGACCCGGACCGCTCACGCGCTGCTTTTCAGAAAGTTCCTGCAATGCATTGATCTGGTCGCGGATGCGGGCAGCTGCCTCGTAGTCCTGCATCTGTGACAATCTGTCCATCTCTTCTTTCATATCATGGATTAGCTGGCTGCGCTTTCCTTTGAGGAAGTAGGCGACGTTTTTTATAATATCAAGATACTCCTCTTTCGTCACCTCTCCGAGACAGGGAGCAGCGCATTGTTTTATGTAATAGTTAAGACACGGCGGGCATGGGAGCTTTTTCCGACAGCGCCTGATGCCGAAACCTGAAGCCATTCGTATCAGTTTCCTCACTGCCTTTGAACTTGGGTAGGGTCCGAAATACTGCGCCCCATCCTGCTCCCGCCTTCGGGCGATGCAGATGCGGGGATACTCTTCGTTGGTGATCTTGATATACGGATACGCCTTATCATCGCGCAGGCGAACATTATAGCGCGGTCTGTGTTCTTTTATGAGGTTCGATTCCAGTACCAGTGCCTCGACCTCGTTCTCGGTCACGATATATTCGAAATCCTCTAAATTCCTCACAAGCATGCGGTTTTTGGGCGACTCCTGCTCCCTGAAATACTGACTAACACGGTCGCGCAGCGAGGCGGCTTTTCCGACGTATATTACCTTGTTTTCCCTGTCTTTCATAAGGTAAACGCCGGGTTGGCTTGGCAGTTTTTTTGCGTCTTCGATGGTTTTGATCATACCTTCACTGATATATAGCACAATAAGGGATTGATGTGCAATGCTATACGTAATAATCTTTATTTAAAGATAGGTTCATCTTTATAGTATGTCCGAAGCAATACCTGCTGTTTACGAGGATGGCAAGTTCAAACCACTTCAAAAAGTTAATCTTCCAGAGCATAAACACGTGCATCTAATACTTATACCAGAGGAAGAGGCAGCGCTGCTGAACTCTCAGAAAAAGGAATTATCAAAGATAGTTGGCATAGGGAGAAGTGGTAAAACTGATGTTGCTCGAAAGAATGACCGATATATCTATTGAAGGAATTTTTTTCCACAAAAGATATTATGAAAAATTATAATATAAAAGAAATAGAAATTACATCGTGTGTCGATTACATTCAAAAAATTGGCGCGCTGGATTTAAAGTTGGATTTGGAAGGAAAAGGCTCATTAGTCTTATACAGAGGACAAGAAGAAGATTGGGGTCTTTTACCTAAAATTGGTCGAGATACGTATTTGTCATCCGATATTTTAAAAAAAGAAGAAAAAATCATTACAGAATTTCAAAGACTCGCCTATCCACATCTGGATATCAATTTAAAGGATAATGATTGGGATTTGCTCGCTCTAGCGCAGCATCACAGGTTACCAACAAGATTATTAGATTGGACGGAATATCCATTAGCTGCTTTATGGTTTGCATTCGCAAAAGAAAATAGGAATTATTCAAATAGATATGTTTGGTCTTTTATTGTTAAAGAAAATGAATTGGGGAATGCAAATAATGGATTTCCATATAATCAACCACGAACAATAGTTTTTAAACCCAATCATATTACTAAAAGAATTACTGCGCAAAACGGTTGGTTTACAGTTCACAAATTTGTTGAAAAAAAGAAAAAGTTTGTGCCATTAAATGAAAATAGAATATATTATAAAAGGCTAACTAAGTTTATAATTCCAGAATCTTTAAGGGATGATATTTTAATTAGTTTAGACAGATTGGGAATAAATTCCTTTTCTTTATTTCCAGATTTAGATGGTCTTAGTGATTATTTGGATTGGAAAAACTTTAAAAGAAAGAGCTTCCGAGACTTTCTTCTTTTCTCTTCTCGCCGTTCAACTTAAATAACTCAGCCACCGTATCCAGGAACCGCTCATCGCCATGCTTCGCCGCATCCCTGAGAATCTTCGTGAACTCGGCAAGAGTCCGTCTCGCAAAGAATGCGTTATGTCGTCCAGAACTATACACTTCTATATCCATCCAGCACTTTCCTCAGATAATTACCCGTATAAGACCCCTCTATCCTCGCCACCTTTTCAGGCGTCCCTTCCGCAATAATCCTCCCGCCGTTATCCCCGCCTTCAGGACCGAGGTCTATTATGTGGTCAGCCACTTTTATCACATCAAGATTGTGCTCAATCACCACCACGCTGTTCCCTGCGTCCACGAGCCGCGAGAGCATGTCCAGCAGCTTCTGTATGTCTGCGAAATGCAGTCCTGTCGTTGGCTCATCCAGTATGTAGAGCGTCCTTCCCGTACTTCTTTTACTGAGCTCTGTGGAAAGCTTGACCCGCTGCGCCTCTCCTCCTGAAAGAGTGGTTGCAGCCTGCCCCAGCCTGATATACCCGAGCCCCACGTCAAAAAGGGTCGCAAGCTGGCGTTTTATTTTGGGAATATTCTCGAAAAACGCAAGTGTTTCCTCAACCGTCATGTCCAGCACCTGCGCTATATTCTTGCCTTTGTATGTTATTTCAAGCGTCTCGCTGTTGAAACGGTTCCCGTGGCAAACCTCGCACGGCACATAAACATCGGGAAGGAAATGCATCTCGATGGTGATGATCCCGTCCCCGCCGCATGCTTCGCATCTACCACCCTTGACATTGAAACTGAACCTCCCGGGTAGATAACCCCGCGCCTTTGATGAAGGAAGTTTGGCAAATAAATCCCGTACCGGAGTGAATATACCGGTGTACGTGGCAGGGTTTGAACGCGGCGTCCTGCCGATCGGGGACTGGTCTATTATTATAACTTTATCTATATTTTCCAGCCCTATGATACCCCTGTGCTTCCCTGGCTTTTCTTTTGCATGGTAGAATTTCTGCGCCAGCGCCCTGTAAAGAATGTCGTTCACAAGCGTGCTCTTGCCCGAGCCTGATACACCCGTGACTGCGGTCATCACACCAAGAGGTATGGTGACGTCTATCTGCTTGAGGTTATTCTCGCCCGCCCCCACGATGGTTATTTTACCATTCGGTCTTCTTCTCTTCGCCGGTATAGTTATCACCTTCTCATGGCTGAGATACTTCCCTGTAAGTGAATTTTCGCATCCGATCACATCTTCCTGGCTTCCCGTCACCACGACTTCCCCGCCGTGCACTCCCGCTCCCGGTCCCATATCCACGATAAAATCTGCGCTCCTTATCATCTCCTCGTCGTGCTCCACTACTATTACCGTGTTCCCGAGGTCGCGAAGCTGCGTTAGCATATGTATCAGCCTTCCGTTATCCCGCTGATGGAGACCGATGCTGGGTTCGTCCAGAATGTAAAGCACACCGACAAGGCTTGAGCCTATCTGCGTGGCAAGCCGTATTCTCTGGCTTTCGCCGCCTGAGAGGGTGCCAGCCGCCCTGTCAAGCGTGAGGTAATTAAGACCGACATCCATAAGGAATCCAAGTCTTGCACGAAGCTCCTTCATAATGGGCTTTGAGATTATTGCCTCTTTTTGACTGAACTTGATGGTATCAAGAAACTCCAGTGCTTTTTTCACGGACAAACGGGTTGTGGCAATGATGGATTTATCCGCAATCGTGACCGCGAGGCTGGAGGGTTTGAGCCGCTCTCCATTGCACACGGTACAGGGTTTGATGCTCATGTATTGCTGGATATTCTCCCGTGCCTCTTCGGACTGGGATTCCCTGTATTTTCTTGCCAGATGGGCTATTACCCCTTCAAAACTGCTCCAGTGTTCCCAGAGCCCGTCGCGGTCGCGCGGCACGTACCTGAAGAGAATCTGCTCGCTTCCCCCGTGCAGTATCACGCGCACATGCTCAGGTTTCAATTCCGAGAACGGCGTATCGAGTGAGAAGCCGTAATGTTTTGCAACGGACGCAAGCATCTGGCGGTAATATCCATAGTCGCCCCACGGTTCGATGGCTCCCTGGCTTATGGATTTACTTTTATCGGGTATTATGAGGTCAGGGTCAAACTCCATCGTGTTTCCAAGCCCCTGGCACGAGGGACATGCGCCTCTCGGGCTGTTGAAGGAGAACATATTGGGTTCAAGCGGCTCAAAACTGATCCCGCATTTCGCGCATGCGGCATGCTCGCTGAAGAGAAGCTCCTTGCCTCCGATGACATCCACTACCACAATGCCGTTTCCCTCTTTCAGGGCTGTAGCCACAGAATCGGAAAGTCGTTCCCCTATCCCGGCTTTTATTGCCAGCCTGTCCACCACAACGTCAATATCGTGCTTCTGCTGCTTGTTAAGGATTATTTCTTCTGAGAGTTCATGCATTTTGCCGTCAATACGAACACGGGCAAAGCCTGATTTGGCAAGGTCCTCGAACATCTGCTTGTATTCGCCTTTCCTCTGTCTGGAGAGCGGAGCGAGTATGTGTATTTTCGTGCCCTCGGCAAGTGCCATCACCCTCCCTACAATCTGCTCCACTGTCTGCGGCGCAATCTCACTGCCGCAGTTGGGGCAGTGCTGCTTCCCTATCCTTGCATACAGAAGGCGCAGGTAATCGTATATCTCCGTGACTGTACCTACCGTCGAACGGGGGTTCTTGCTCGTGGATTTCTGCTCGATGGAGATGGCAGGCGATAAACCTTCGATATATTCAACATCAGGTTTGTCCATCTGCCCCAGGAACTGCCTGGCGTAGGCTGACAGCGATTCGACATACCTGCGCTGTCCTTCGGCATACAATGTGTCGAAGGCAAGAGATGATTTCCCCGACCCTGAAAGCCCTGTTATCACTATCAGCTTGTTCCTCGGGAGCTCAAGGTCTATGTTCTTGAGGTTGTGGACGCGGGCGCCTTTTATTA
The sequence above is drawn from the Candidatus Methanoperedens sp. genome and encodes:
- the uvrC gene encoding excinuclease ABC subunit UvrC, with the translated sequence MIKTIEDAKKLPSQPGVYLMKDRENKVIYVGKAASLRDRVSQYFREQESPKNRMLVRNLEDFEYIVTENEVEALVLESNLIKEHRPRYNVRLRDDKAYPYIKITNEEYPRICIARRREQDGAQYFGPYPSSKAVRKLIRMASGFGIRRCRKKLPCPPCLNYYIKQCAAPCLGEVTKEEYLDIIKNVAYFLKGKRSQLIHDMKEEMDRLSQMQDYEAAARIRDQINALQELSEKQRVSGPGQKAQDVIAYAVSDNTGCLQLFHISEGKLKGRDTFSLNTAGSDEAEVVSSFIKQYYQDTAPPEEIIIPSEIKDESILRWLSEKGSKLKTPKNKVERGLMNLARENARMLLNQTMLAESQGKNEALLGLQKALALPVPPSIIEAFDISNIGGTDATGSLVVFNNGEPDKKNYRRFKIKTVQGADDFAMMEEVVARAYSRRKEEGKKLPDLILIDGGKGQLNSAMSALSKLGMELNAAALAKEFEYIFIPEREAPIILPKDSPALQLLQRIRDEAHRFALGYHRKLRGKKLRESELDGIAGIGEKKKRALLRYFGSVEELKKAQVSDIEKVPGIKRRDAEAVYGFFHKT
- a CDS encoding antitoxin family protein, which codes for MSEAIPAVYEDGKFKPLQKVNLPEHKHVHLILIPEEEAALLNSQKKELSKIVGIGRSGKTDVARKNDRYIY
- a CDS encoding FRG domain-containing protein translates to MKNYNIKEIEITSCVDYIQKIGALDLKLDLEGKGSLVLYRGQEEDWGLLPKIGRDTYLSSDILKKEEKIITEFQRLAYPHLDINLKDNDWDLLALAQHHRLPTRLLDWTEYPLAALWFAFAKENRNYSNRYVWSFIVKENELGNANNGFPYNQPRTIVFKPNHITKRITAQNGWFTVHKFVEKKKKFVPLNENRIYYKRLTKFIIPESLRDDILISLDRLGINSFSLFPDLDGLSDYLDWKNFKRKSFRDFLLFSSRRST
- the uvrA gene encoding excinuclease ABC subunit UvrA; the encoded protein is MSADKIIIKGARVHNLKNIDLELPRNKLIVITGLSGSGKSSLAFDTLYAEGQRRYVESLSAYARQFLGQMDKPDVEYIEGLSPAISIEQKSTSKNPRSTVGTVTEIYDYLRLLYARIGKQHCPNCGSEIAPQTVEQIVGRVMALAEGTKIHILAPLSRQRKGEYKQMFEDLAKSGFARVRIDGKMHELSEEIILNKQQKHDIDVVVDRLAIKAGIGERLSDSVATALKEGNGIVVVDVIGGKELLFSEHAACAKCGISFEPLEPNMFSFNSPRGACPSCQGLGNTMEFDPDLIIPDKSKSISQGAIEPWGDYGYYRQMLASVAKHYGFSLDTPFSELKPEHVRVILHGGSEQILFRYVPRDRDGLWEHWSSFEGVIAHLARKYRESQSEEARENIQQYMSIKPCTVCNGERLKPSSLAVTIADKSIIATTRLSVKKALEFLDTIKFSQKEAIISKPIMKELRARLGFLMDVGLNYLTLDRAAGTLSGGESQRIRLATQIGSSLVGVLYILDEPSIGLHQRDNGRLIHMLTQLRDLGNTVIVVEHDEEMIRSADFIVDMGPGAGVHGGEVVVTGSQEDVIGCENSLTGKYLSHEKVITIPAKRRRPNGKITIVGAGENNLKQIDVTIPLGVMTAVTGVSGSGKSTLVNDILYRALAQKFYHAKEKPGKHRGIIGLENIDKVIIIDQSPIGRTPRSNPATYTGIFTPVRDLFAKLPSSKARGYLPGRFSFNVKGGRCEACGGDGIITIEMHFLPDVYVPCEVCHGNRFNSETLEITYKGKNIAQVLDMTVEETLAFFENIPKIKRQLATLFDVGLGYIRLGQAATTLSGGEAQRVKLSTELSKRSTGRTLYILDEPTTGLHFADIQKLLDMLSRLVDAGNSVVVIEHNLDVIKVADHIIDLGPEGGDNGGRIIAEGTPEKVARIEGSYTGNYLRKVLDGYRSV